GTTGAGAGAATTTTGCATTTGTGCCCAATGCTGTCAAATAAAGTATTTCAGACAAcatatgatgatgtggcattttGAAATGATAATATACTGTGCCTTTATCTTttgttaaatatttattttctactgTATAGGTTCATACACAACAATCCATTTAAGgtgatatttaatttatataaatagttCAAATTCATATGTTTAATTAGCATATTACTGAGTTTAACATTTTTTTACTCTGCTCAAAGGTTCTTGcatattgtttaaaattttatgctATTAAATTATCACTTGAGGGGTTTTATAGATATATTTCTTTAATATATTCCCATGCTTCTAGTTTTTGTAAACTTTAACTCGGCCGATCATTGCTGTTTGCACATGAAGTCATGGGTTTAAAAAAATGATGTGCTTattattaattattgaattatttAACCTAATTTATGTTTGGTCATTTCATGCCCTTGTTCAAATGTTTGTTTTATCTCTGCTATCACATTCTAAAGGTGCAGAAAAATCTGGAGAAAATGACAAAGGAGATTCTTGGTGGGAAACATGGAAAGAAATTCTTTATCAAGATGAGTGGAGGTAATCAAGTCTTTGTCCATAACACAGTTTCAACAGTAaagaaatatttcattcttaAGTTTTAGTTTAATTGCAAGGACAATGTTGTAGCTAGGTAAATTTGCAGACATGGTTCTAGCACATAAGTTTTCTAACATATTACTTGAGCACAAATTCTTAAAAATTGGTTAAGGTTGGATCAGGCTCAAGCACATATgtatatacatataatatatatttatatatatagaataaAAAAGATAAATCAATCTCATTGTCAACCCCATGCACGGTTGCTTTGGCTAAAGATAGTCATTTGTGGATGAACATGATTTGCAAGTGAGGTTTCATGATTgggtaataaaaatagtaaaatgaTGAAGGGGCATTAAGGTGGCAAAGTGGCACAATTTTAATAGTTGAGCAAGGACAAGTGTGAAGATGTGACCATCAAACTTATTGGACCAAAAAAAAGTAAATCATGTAGAACATATTGGAAAATATTAATCTTTTGTGAGGACAATAGATGATATCATTGTAGAATAACAATTGATTAGGAGAAAAAAGGATTTTACTGCAGTAAATACCTATTATGCATAAAATGTACAATGCTACTATCTTTAAGCATATAGCATTCTGTGAGGCCTCTGCATATACGTTTTCATTTAATTTATTAACtagattttctattttttaataattaataaaacaaTAACTACTTAATGCGGCTTTAAACATGAATAGGATGTGAATAACACTTAGTTTGCTAACACAATTCGGTCAATGCAATTGTTCTCCaaatccttttatttagaatatGCAGAATTACTTGAATTATTGTTTTTGGAAAAACTTTGTTGTATTGTGTAGAATGTTCGAGAAAGATTTTCTGcctatttttttacaaaaaattgtaatttttatttgcatcttttttttttctgttatcTTGAATATAAAGTAATGATGGAACTTATTTTGGTTTTTAGTAATCTAGCAAGGATAGAAAGGAGCGCACAAAAGCAAGCAAAATCAGGCATAGATGATGCTGGATGGTATGAGAAATGGTGAGAAGTGCATGATTGCCCATGATGTTTACTTTTTCCTAATTAGCCTTTTCTGTTATTTTATGTAGTTAACCCGCTGGATATTACATTATTTCTAGGTGGGAAAAGTATGATGCAAAAGGTTGGACAGAAAAAGGAGCTCATAAATATGGAAGGTTAAATGAGCAATCCTGGTGGGAGAAGTGGGGAGAAcattatgatgggagaggatttGTGCTTAAATGGTTTGACTAGTCACATCTGCATTAAATTATTGTCTTTGATAATTTACCAATATTTGGCATGTTTTCTTTTTTATAAGTAATTTCTGCTTATTGCAATAACAATTTCTCATATTACACTGGCTAATATGAGATGAAATTATTAGTTATTATGTTTATGTTACCATCTCACAAATTGGTTACATTTGATGCAAATGGTATCTTCTCAAATGAATTATACTCAAGATAACTTCAACTGTAGGTATTAATATAATCAATTTGCCCGTTTATATTTTGTTAGATCGGGCATGCAAAATCTTCTCATTTATTATCTGCTCTTCTCTTGATAAAAAATGATACATACCACACACTAGATTGATCTGTGAGTGTTCAATATTAAGATACTTTGTTTTATCTTTCTCAACGCCTATTGGTTTCTGAACTGGTCTTGCTTCTAATAGTCTGTATTCTTAACACTGCTTACTATATGCTTAGTCATTTATAGGACCGACAAATGGGCAGAGACACAGATGGGTACCAGATGGGGCGATAAGTGGGAAGACAAATTTTTTGAAGGGATAGGTTCTCGGCAAGGTGAAACATGGCATGTGTCTCCTGCTGGTGAACGTAAGTTGTAATTTTGTTATTCATTTGGGTATTATTTTATAGATGAGGTGTTTGATCTCGATGAATGTTGGTTCAGCTGAGCAATTGCATTTGAGATGATAGTAACTTGGACTTGGATAAGCTCTTATATGCAATGCATATGATCAGGCATAAGTTTAAAAAGTCTTTTATCGTCATATCTCATGTGATATTCAACATAAGAATGATTAAAATGTAAAAATGCAACGgtaaaaagaaaaagagttaTTCAGTAGACATGATTTGTTACAAGGTGTTTTTAATAAAATCAAAGGTACTAAGGTAGCTCTCAAGAATAATTTTTTGCTGATCCTTTTGTCATCTCTTTTATGTTTCATTTGCACTACAAAATTCAGATAAGTCTGCATCTGCAAGTACTATTTTTGCACTAATATAATTTATCATGTGAAATATCTGCAAAacaattggattttttttatgcAATATATCTTTCCCATGCATATGCCTAGCCTCACCTCACTTTTAATTGAAGAAGATAATAGTTCTGTAGGATTAATTACTAGAGATCCTATTCCTAACTCAGTCCTTTTGTTTTCATGTATTCTTTTTCTCATATGCCTGATACCATTTAAAACCTGCATAATCATTTGTTTCATTCTGTAGGTTGGTCAAGAACCTGGGGGGAAGAACATTTTGGAAATGGGTAATGATTGCAATCTAAttcctttcaatttttttttataaagacgTGGATCtttttgtgttagaaaataatAACTAATGCCTAAATgccaataaaattttctcaatcaAAAACATGCAGTTCCGATCTTGAGTTAACCAGCCTAGGTTTTACTAGATGGCCTATAGTTTTGTGACTAGATTGTAGTTTTGGTTTAGTTCATAAAATATCTTCATTGAATATGTCTGCATTAGACTGCTAGCAttcataattttaataagtttcttTGTTCTAAAGATTTTGAATCACCAACCCTCTGATTGACCTTTTCAATCAAGTGTGATTGCTATTCATTCTAAAAACTACCTAAAATGGTCATGTTCCATTTCCCCTTACATTTAGCTACTTTCTTTCAGTCTTAGACTTTGCTTTCTCAAGCAactcaaatgatttttttttttttacattattgTGATTCAGGAAAGTACACAAGTATGGAAAAAGCACTGCAGGAGAAAGCTGGGACATCATTGTGGATGAAGAAACCTATTACGAGTGAGATAGTGACTTGTTGCTTTATATTCTTGCTCCTCTTTTTAGAGAGATATGAAGGGAGAGAAAGTAAACTAATTTCTTTTCTCTACTATTTTTCATTTCGTCATTCTTCTCTCTTTTACTAGGGCCATGCCTCATTATGGATGGGCAGAAGTTGTTGGTGATTCTACCCAATTGTTATCAATTCAACCTCGTCAGAAGCACCCAAGTGTACATCCTAATGTCGAATTTGATGCATCTGAGGAAGATACTTCTCCAGATGAAAACCGGTCACAGTGACTAGGTTTTTGTCAGCACTCTTTTAGCTGAAGGATTATGCGGGTTGGTTTATGAGGTCTCATTCATCTGTCCATTATTTCATTAATTATTATTGTATGCGTTTGCATTTGCTTGATTCTTTTCTTTGATCCTGTCATTGTTATTTCACTGAAACAAATACTCTAAATTTTGCCTGATAAAGTAGGTTCAAGATAGAAAATGTTGCAAGACCAATGAATATTTATGATCCAAATGCTGCCTACGTGCAAAGTGCCTTGCAATTTGTGCATTAATGAAAAACACGAAGAACTTATGCAAATGACCAAGTGAGGAATATGAAGGATTTTATCAATAGATAGATATACTCTGCAATCATTTGAGCATGCATTGTTCTTTAAATTTGTCTTTCATATATTATTACAGCTACTCTAGTCTGGATCCTCACCTTAAGACGTTTGACAGATTCCAATTTTCAGGGAAAATTGATAGAGGATGGGATTCCTTGGTGAGACTATTAAAATTGTGGTCGTGGCACCTCTCCATGGAATTGAAGGAAATCTTATTTTTAAGTGGAGCTTGACTTCAATTGTCATCAAGAAATCACATagaatcaacaaaaaaaaaacacaaaccaaCACATTGGTAGCTGCTCACAGCTTCTTTTGGTGTAAAATATGCTGATTTCTCACAGCATGTTTATCTAAAACCTCTCTTGCTTATGCTCAATTATACCATATCCTGATTCACCATCGTAAACTACTTGACTAGTACATACGCTGGTAACTATTATTATCATCAGTGTGACTGAGACTACGAAAGGCATACAGTTTGTGTGAGATCTTTCCACTATCTACTCGAAGTCTATATCGGTGATGGATTACTAATCACATACGCCCGAAACTTAAGCCTCTTCTGGTGATGCAATCCCTCGATGGCGTGACTGAAGGTGATGCTGGTGGAGGGGAGATCTTCTCGGGGTCAGGCTCAGAGACATATGGCTGAGATGCCACATAATCAAGAGCAACGACCACATCAGCCATAACGGGTCGAACACGAGGATGCTCTTGAAGACACGTTAAGATGACGGCGATCAACTGCTGAAAGGGCCTTAGCGGGTAGCGACCTTGAAGCAAGGGATCAGCCAACTGGTGGTACTTCCTTTTATCGGTGAGAAAATGCCTCGACTGAAAGAaacaaaaaattataaatcaataAAATGTCATTTACACATGCTGTACTTTTAATATCTAAAGAACATTTGACATGAGAGATTAACTAGAAGCACTTACCCAAATCAAGAGTTTTTGTTCTGCAACAGGTTTCAAAGCATCATAAACTCTTCGTCCAGTAATCAGCTCCAAGAGAAGCACACCAAAGCTATACACATCAGACTTGAGACTCAGTTTACCACTCATTGCATAATCAGGAGCACAGTAACCATAAGTTCCCATCACCCTTGTGGAAACGTGAGTGTTGTCACCAACAGGTCCAACTCTTGCAAGTCCAAAATCAGAAAGCTTTGGGTTAAAGTCGATATCTAATAGCACATTTGCAGCCTTCATATCTCGGTAAATAACAGGTGGATTTGCGACTTCGTGTAAATATGTCAACCCTTTGGCAACTCCTACGGCGATCTTTATTCTTGTGTTCCAATCAAGGGGTAGCTTATCAGGGAGAGGATCTGAGATTTAACAAAGCAAATCAGAAAACACATGAACCACTGTATGTATGCCTACAAGTTATTCTTATGGAAGACCAACTATCTACTGGAGCAGATTAATGATTATTGTATAAGGATCACAGCTATCTTTCTTCTGTGAAACTTGCATTGTGATTCAATACACTTTGAGCCTATTCTCTGATAGTTGATCAGTTTCTAAGGTAGGTACAGAGTTGCCATTTCTGATCATCTGATTAAATATTGCAGTAATGTTCTTGGTACGCCAATTGCCAAGCAAGAAAGCAGTTGGAACTCGAAATAAAGTAATAACTTCTAAGGTAGGTACAGAGTTGACACACGCAGAGGAATGGAAGCACAGAACAAGGTACGGGACTGCTTACCGAACAGGTGATCTGCCAAGCTGCCTTTCGGCATGTACTCGTAAACCAAGAGCCTTTCATCGCCATCAGCGCAGTACCCGATCAAGCTGACGAGGTTGGGATGCCGAAGAACAACCAGCATGAGAACCTCGACCAGGAATTCTTTGTTCCCTTGAAGCCCATCGCGCTTCAGCTGCTTGATAGCCACCTTCTGCTGGTGCAAAAGATCTTTTTCCCGTCAACAATGGCTTCTGCTTTGACAGATGCAGAAGGAAAGCGAAAAAAAGTAGGAAGGAAGAGGGTTGCCTGGCTGGTGGAATCCAGCAGTCCTTTGTAAACTTTTCCGAAACCCCCTTCTCCGATCAAATTAGCTTCCTTGAAATTCTGCGTGGCGATCGCGAGATGCCGGAAAGTGAAGCTGTGCGCGGAGTTGCTCTTCTTCTCGCCTAGCGAAGATGCCTTGTTCCCGATCACTGATTCCGCACGGAGGAGCTAGATTTCAGTAAGAGATTCATAGAAAATTCATTCATACTACACGAAATCACAATGCAGATTGCAATCCGGATACCGACCTGAGGAATCTCTGTCTTCTATCCGGGAGTTGGACTCCCTCTTGCGACGATGATGTAAACAAGGGAAGCAACCCATCTACGCCAAAGTTCTAAATCCCTAGTCTCGATCCAGAAAAGCACCTACATTCCCCTCCAGCGCGAGGGAAAGAAGAAACCTCAGTGATCTCGCTTCCCCCTTCCCTCGTCGCCTCACCCTTCCGCTCCCGCCCCAGCAAGCACAAACAGAATGCCGAGTCTTCTTATCTAGGAACGCCTTCAAACAGAGACCGAGTAATAATTAGCAACAGCACGTCGATATCTGCGATCCGTGCGAAATCCCAATTCGAGAAACAAGGGGAAACCGTAAAACGCACCAATGACAAGGGCAACAAAGCAGAGCAGGGATCCCGAGAACGGAGGGGAGAGAGAGGGGAAAGCGGCGGAGTTTCTGACAAGACAGCAAAGGCGACGACTGCTATACATTTGTCCGCTCCTTttgtcctcttcttcctcctcgccgTTCCACTCGCCGGCGCAGGAGGAGCAGAGGCGGCGAAGCGAGACGTACAGCGGAACGAAAAGGCATCGAATCAAGCGCtccttttttttttggaatttatttattttctttgtttattttgccttttttaaaaattaaatcacactcaaataaattaaattccacgtcattttttttaaaaaaaaagagatgcAAATAGCAACTAATACTCAAGAAAACATAATCTTTATCATTACACAAGAAAAACGAAGATTTGATAGAATATCCTCTCTTAATGGGCCGGGATCCAACAAATCAATATCCAATTCATAATTTCTCCAAAAATAATAGATAACGTTATTTATTACatataaatcaattaaattaaatgttaataaatttaatatttcatTTTCAATAAGTTTGAATTCACAAGTAAATTTAATGTTTCACTTTgaataagtttatatatatatatatatatgggttaATATAGTTGGTACCTGTAAAATGATTTTGTTATAAGATCATGAGCCATTTGACTTAATACAAAAGATCATTGCTGGatgaaaattttcataatttatcaggcaatatccataaataatttataaatattaataaaattcttatcatTACCAAACTTATAAATAGATTAAAAACCCAAAAAGAGTTATCTAGGCTTAATTCGATCCAATTACctcatcaaataaatttaaacaaaataaaatttaacttaCCTTAATTCTTAGTTCTTAATTCTCGAGGGATTACAGAATTGATATATTAGATCATCTGTAATGGAATATTAAATGGAGTATTAAATCGACATTATAATACTTATTTAACACTCTTTTTTCATTATGAGTGGACATTATAATATCTACTCACATTAAAGAGAATGAGTTCAAAGGCAACGCTcctctctcatttttttttaaaatatttttttaaacggtagaaattaaatattaattttttaaaatagtaattttttaaaaaagtaataataataataataataataacattttaaatattttaaaatatatttatttaatatgatataattttaagatgattaaTTAGATGATGAAATTTATAAATAATGAATGTTTATATTAGAAGGAATATGGATGAAAAAGATATGTTATTATAATGAGTATATAgtagtaaattttttatttttttttttgatgagatGATGAATATTATAAGAATAATACAATATAGATGCTCTTATCTGTTAGTCGAATTCCTATACCAAAAGAATGCAACCTTGGACCTTTAGATTCTTTATAATGGTTAAGGTGGATGAATAAAGCCACAGAAAACTGGACAAACTAAACATATGGACCCTCTGCGACAAAGCACCTTGACAACTCCTCAACCAATCTATCCATCTATCACCTCTGCAGCAGCTCATGTGTTCAGATAAGAAGCTAAGTCATGAGTAGGAGAGAATGAGATCATGCTACCGTCCTAATTAAAGCAAAGTTGAACAAGCTTTTGGTGACCTCAGGCCCCATTTGTGTCAGAGGCCTTGTGGCAGTAACTTGTTTTAGCAAGTCCCTACCATGTGAGCTGTTGAATGCTCATGATCCATACCTCAACCTCTGTATCAGGCTTACGTGCATGAGATGCAAGCTTAGATTAATGGAAGGTCCTAGGCCTTTGAACATGGGTTCCTTTTATTTTACTCTGTGCTCCTTGTTGACCTTAATGAGCTGCACTGCATTCTGAAAAATGCAaggagctagctagctagctagccagGCATGAGATAAATGTGAATTATCTGAAGATGGATCGAGTTGaattggttggtggaaaaaggaGAAGTGGTCCACTGAGAACGATCCCGAGTCTGCTTTGATGAAACTGCAAGCAAAAGTAGGTAAGAAGGGGAGTGCTGCTCTGCAGTAGAAGTAGAACTCAACAGagtgaaagaaaaagaagaaagcaaatgaaaagaTTGAATTATTCGGGTCATTGTGTTAGAGTTCTTTGTTTGAATTTTATGAATCAGAAATGAAAAACTCATGTCGACGCTGAGACGGTTCATGATTTCCTCCAGATTGCACAGAACAGAGCAAGGTCATCAATCAAACAAAGTGGGCGGTCAGGGGTTTTCATTGATTGATTCTCCCCATTGTCATGTTGGAGATAGGTAACAAACGCACTCTAACTAAAGCTTTCGTATCGCCTCCAAACTGTCTATTATATGCCACCAATGGAGCCACCCTCGTGCCCAAAAGCTTTAACCACCACCCGATGTCCTCGCCCTCATGAGCTGTATAAGAGAAGAAAATAGAGAGTTAAGAGAGATGCTGGGGACAAAAGACCTGATTTTGGAGAGGTTATTGCGGCAAAGATTGCTTTTTGGGAGAGGTTATTCGCCATTATTGCAGCAAAAATGAcgaggaagaaaaggagagtaGGCAGCTGCTTTCCAGGTGTTGTTGTCACCAGTGGAATCTTCTGCAACTCGAGCCATTTCTAGGGTTCCAGATTGGGAGTTTGCTCGGCGCCCGCGCCATACGAGTGCAGTCAAGGTGTTTGCTTTCGATCCTGAGAGAAGGATTTGTAACAGAAAACTATGGAAATAAtgcttttttttgttttgtttttgaaaaaaaaaaaatcatgaagaactgcTGTTCAAAAGCTGGCATTTTGCTACGAGTGGTTGGCCAACAGCTCAAAGCTTGCCTGAAATAATACCACTCCCTTTCATGTTTTGCCATTACTGTTACCTCTGAAATGCAAAAATAATATCAGTACTATCACTCATTTGCAAATTGCCAGAGTTTTTTTTAGTATCATCTTAATTTGACTATCTTGCAGGTTAAGAGttgatcatgagaaaattttgataatgtGTCGAAGGGAGCATCAGTAGAAGATGGTAGGAGTATTGCAGTTCTTCGATTTCGGTCAAACCAGCTCCTCC
This region of Zingiber officinale cultivar Zhangliang chromosome 9A, Zo_v1.1, whole genome shotgun sequence genomic DNA includes:
- the LOC122020190 gene encoding protein RNA-directed DNA methylation 3-like; translated protein: MAASTTSFAVPSFHLRICTVCPWPPPRLPSPPSRYQTGRGAAGRLRRCCFQPEKAERRFDPKRNAVGGARRSRTVAFPSLLFSTSRFKKLSKQDFSSHCCPKNSPPESRDTPPQRDTGIASEKEWGINLLDEKVSESGQNEDGSTWYRHSGEELGENGFRCRWAKMGGKSPDGNSVWQETWWEKSDWTGYKELGAEKSGENDKGDSWWETWKEILYQDEWSNLARIERSAQKQAKSGIDDAGWYEKWWEKYDAKGWTEKGAHKYGRLNEQSWWEKWGEHYDGRGFVLKWTDKWAETQMGTRWGDKWEDKFFEGIGSRQGETWHVSPAGERWSRTWGEEHFGNGKVHKYGKSTAGESWDIIVDEETYYEAMPHYGWAEVVGDSTQLLSIQPRQKHPSVHPNVEFDASEEDTSPDENRSQ
- the LOC122020191 gene encoding probable serine/threonine-protein kinase PBL7; translation: MGCFPCLHHRRKRESNSRIEDRDSSVIGNKASSLGEKKSNSAHSFTFRHLAIATQNFKEANLIGEGGFGKVYKGLLDSTSQKVAIKQLKRDGLQGNKEFLVEVLMLVVLRHPNLVSLIGYCADGDERLLVYEYMPKGSLADHLFDPLPDKLPLDWNTRIKIAVGVAKGLTYLHEVANPPVIYRDMKAANVLLDIDFNPKLSDFGLARVGPVGDNTHVSTRVMGTYGYCAPDYAMSGKLSLKSDVYSFGVLLLELITGRRVYDALKPVAEQKLLIWSRHFLTDKRKYHQLADPLLQGRYPLRPFQQLIAVILTCLQEHPRVRPVMADVVVALDYVASQPYVSEPDPEKISPPPASPSVTPSRDCITRRGLSFGRM